One Deinococcus aerolatus genomic window carries:
- a CDS encoding alpha-ketoacid dehydrogenase subunit beta yields MIATQERQDMPAAEPRTINLITAVTEALHEEMERDSRVVLFGQDVGARGGVFMATAGLQATFGKDRVFDTPLSEASIVGAAVGMAVRGLRPVAEIQFADYMGPGFDQIISQAAKMRYRSGGQYTAPLVIRTPSGGGVKGGHHHSQSPESYYTHTPGLKVVMPSTPYDAKGLLKAAIRGEDPVIFFEPKRLYRASKGEVPGHDYIVRIGEAVIRREGTDLSLIGYGGVMPDLERAADALAAEGVSVEVIDLRSLVPWDKELVVASVQKTGRAVLVSEAPRISNFMGEVAYSIQAAAFDSLLAPVGQVAGFDTPYPYVQDKVYLPGPNRITAACVQALNY; encoded by the coding sequence ATGATCGCCACCCAGGAGAGACAGGACATGCCCGCCGCCGAACCCCGCACCATCAACCTGATTACCGCCGTGACCGAGGCGCTGCACGAGGAGATGGAGCGCGATAGCCGCGTGGTGCTGTTCGGGCAGGACGTGGGCGCCCGCGGCGGCGTGTTCATGGCGACGGCAGGCCTGCAGGCCACCTTCGGCAAGGACCGCGTGTTCGACACCCCCCTCAGCGAGGCCAGCATCGTGGGCGCGGCGGTAGGCATGGCGGTGCGCGGGCTGCGGCCCGTGGCCGAGATCCAGTTCGCCGATTACATGGGGCCGGGCTTTGACCAGATCATCAGTCAGGCGGCCAAGATGCGCTACCGCAGCGGCGGGCAGTACACCGCGCCGCTGGTGATCCGCACGCCGTCTGGCGGCGGCGTCAAGGGCGGGCACCACCACAGCCAGAGTCCCGAGAGCTACTACACCCACACGCCGGGCCTGAAAGTGGTGATGCCCAGCACGCCCTACGACGCCAAGGGGCTGCTGAAGGCCGCCATTCGCGGAGAAGACCCGGTGATCTTCTTTGAGCCCAAGCGGCTGTACCGTGCCTCCAAGGGCGAGGTGCCGGGCCACGACTACATCGTCAGGATTGGCGAGGCCGTTATCCGCCGCGAGGGCACGGACCTGAGCCTGATCGGCTACGGCGGCGTGATGCCGGATCTGGAACGCGCCGCCGACGCGCTGGCCGCCGAGGGCGTCAGCGTGGAAGTCATTGATCTGCGCAGCCTTGTGCCCTGGGACAAGGAGCTGGTGGTGGCCAGCGTGCAGAAGACGGGCCGCGCCGTGCTGGTCAGCGAGGCGCCGCGCATCAGCAACTTCATGGGTGAGGTGGCCTACAGCATTCAGGCCGCCGCCTTCGACTCGCTGCTGGCCCCCGTCGGTCAGGTGGCGGGTTTTGACACGCCGTATCCCTACGTGCAGGACAAGGTCTACCTGCCCGGCCCCAACCGCATCACGGCGGCC